A genomic segment from Pseudophryne corroboree isolate aPseCor3 chromosome 3 unlocalized genomic scaffold, aPseCor3.hap2 SUPER_3_unloc_22, whole genome shotgun sequence encodes:
- the LOC134983735 gene encoding gastrula zinc finger protein XlCGF57.1-like, with protein MLSPDCDIKDNDSRQDSPGANPITPIIHPVLSAGPSDPGKCSPDHSDIGASVTALRVDTEFPCSIDAKCFTQNTKPINPQTGKAGERPFLCSECGKCFARKSDLITHQRSHTGEKAFPCSECGKCFTYKSLLVIHKRIHTGEQPYSCFECGKCFTYKTTLDAHKRSHTGTSPFPCPECGKYFARKTDLITHQRSHTGEKAFPCSECGKCFAHKSDLVRHNRSHTGEKPYSCSECGKCFIRKSQLITHQRSHTGEKAFPCSECGKCFARKSDLVIHQRSHTGEKPFSCSECGKYFAQKSQLARHQRSHTGEKPFPCSECGKCFTQKSHLVAHQQIHTGENPFPCSECGKCFSWKSQLVTHQRSHTGERPFPCSECGKCFAHKSDLVRHNRSHTGENLFSCSECGKCFIRKSQLVTHQRSHTGEKPFPCSECGKCFAQKSALVTHQRSHTGEKPFPCSECGKCFATNSSCYTSQNSHK; from the coding sequence atgttatccccggattgtgacataaaagataatgacagtagacaggattctccaggagctaaccccattaccccaattatacatccagttctatcagctggtccctctgatcctgggaaatgttctcctgatcactctgatattggtgcatctgttacagctctgagagtagatacagagtttccctgttctatagatgccaaatgttttacacagaacacaaagcctattaacccacagacaggtaaggcaggtgagaggccatttctatgttctgagtgtgggaaatgttttgcacggaaatcagatcttattacacatcagcgtagtcacacaggtgagaaggcatttccatgttctgagtgtgggaaatgttttacatacaaatcacttctcgtaatacataagagaatacatacaggtgagcaaccatattcctgttttgagtgtgggaaatgttttacatacaaaacaactcttgatgcacataagagaagtcacacaggtacatcaccatttccatgtcctgagtgtgggaaatattttgcaaggaaaacagatcttattacacatcagcgaagtcacacaggtgagaaggcatttccatgttctgagtgtgggaaatgttttgcacacaaatcagatcttgttagacataacagaagtcacacaggtgagaagccatattcttgctctgagtgcggaaaatgttttatccggaaatcacaacttattacacatcagcgaagtcacacaggtgagaaggcatttccatgttctgagtgtgggaaatgttttgcacgcaaatcagatcttgttatacatcagagaagtcacacaggtgagaagccattttcttgctctgagtgtgggaaatattttgcacagaaatcacaacttgctagacatcagcgaagtcacacaggtgagaagccatttccatgttctgagtgtgggaaatgttttacacagaaatcacatcttgttgcacatcagcaaattcacacaggtgagaatccatttccatgttctgagtgcggaaaatgtttttcctggaaatctcaacttgttacacatcagcgaagtcacacaggtgagaggccatttccatgttctgagtgtgggaaatgttttgcacacaaatcagatcttgttagacataacagaagtcacacaggtgagaatctattttcttgctctgagtgcgggaaatgttttatccggaaatcacaacttgttacacatcagcgaagtcacacaggtgagaagccatttccgtgttctgagtgtgggaaatgttttgcacagaaatcagctcttgttacacatcagagaagtcacacaggtgagaagccatttccatgttctgagtgtgggaaatgttttgccacaaacagctcttgttatacatcacagaactcacacaagtga